One genomic window of Hydra vulgaris chromosome 03, alternate assembly HydraT2T_AEP includes the following:
- the LOC100198272 gene encoding protein FAM151B isoform X4: MKTKFIPLNALLWVLQYIHLNMSFNSLIQNDKMADQYVSQKTLLDILNLNDGIDIKWSHAVNSKEKLSNSLTDNTVTMLEADVILGSNNEPIMAHSPSDFSDISLSEWLIEVFNLGKKGIKLDFKQTEAIVPSLNILKTIMKFNTNIPVILNADILEGPNNVLTKPVDANIFIEKCMQINNAILSPGWTSAFNGSLSEGYSWSHVQQMFKLINNTGLHVTFPVRASLVNRSMKQLLWLLGQNKSFTLTVWTSVSDIFDLNELLFLRKYKSLVYFDMPNDEINLIKNQSNSI, encoded by the exons atgaagaCAAAATTTATTCCACTTAATGCATTATTATGG gtGCTGCAATACATTCATTTAAATATGTCTTTTAACTCTTTGATTCAGAATGATAAGATGGCTGATCAATATGTTTCTCAAAAGACTTTACTCGATATCTTAAATTTGAATGATGGCATTGATATTAAATGGTCTCATGCAGtaaatagtaaagaaaaactttcaaattctTTAACTGATAATACTGTTACAATGTTGGAAGCAGATGTTATTTTAGGTTCAAATAATGAACCAATTATGGCACATTCGCCCTCTGATTTCAGTGATATATCATTATCAGAGTGGTTAATTGAAGTGTTCAATCTGggtaaaaaaggtataaaattaGATTTCAAACAAACTGAAGCAATTGTtccttctttaaatatattaaaaacaattatgaaaTTTAACACAAACATTCCTGTAATCCTAAATGCAGATATACTAGAAGGGCCAAATAACGTTCTAACAAAACCTGTCGATGCCAATATCTTTATTGAAAAGTGCATGcaaataaataatgcaattttATCACCTGGATGGACGTCAGCATTTAATGGATCATTATCAGAAGGTTATTCTTGGTCACATGTTcaacaaatgtttaaattaataaataatactggTTTACATGTCACATTTCCTGTTCGTGCTTCATTAGTCAATCGATCAATGAAGCAATTGCTTTGGTTGCTTGGCCAAAACAAATCATTTACACTTACAGTTTGGACCTCCGTTTCAGACATATTTGATTTAAACGAACTGCTATTTTTGAGAAAGTATAAAAGCTTAGTTTATTTCGATATGCCAAATGAtgaaattaatttgataaagaACCAAAGTAACTCTATATGA